A region of Toxorhynchites rutilus septentrionalis strain SRP chromosome 1, ASM2978413v1, whole genome shotgun sequence DNA encodes the following proteins:
- the LOC129779578 gene encoding origin recognition complex subunit 2: MSNACDSSDGAGETDSCSSESDSIACSPPVKPPRRSLAAKQVNAEANEASDRSNRRRSTRHRSPAKRYSENFVQPTLRKGSRQRKTDSQDDADESELEVAKLDSEDEQALDELAGKVKATSLFEDRTDVEGQKLYGFKTPKKKGSLNVLASSVQKTPSGGTPRRRTVNKLPITPKTPKTPSTSKGRSRADLVKTPHVERNKLKKDISKIIEYENASDFSVSESDYAPSSEEDSNEDSDEVDDDDEQAKDSSPDDVKPKRPVIRSQFAAISVAAAAKTSAPVEQRISSRTRRRSSKKTDLQYVVQSDDYFTTHSSTKIITSDHTLDRLNTPRLPHDQLFRVLKELRGTAEHERAIKELHEEYESYFAKWLFLMNEGFNILLYGLGSKRNLIQTFHRNVLADQPVVVINGFFPTLSLKDVLDAITADILDMTVSSANFHEVVDMIEKEFSYLPDTHLFLIVHNLDGIMLRNSKSQNVLARLAGIANIHLIASIDHINTPLIWDSSKLSCYNFSWWDVTTMLPYSDETSFENSLLVQNSGGLALSSMKNVFQSLTTNSRGIFLAIVKHQLANGGNPQYQGMLFKDLYWNCREAFLVSTDLALRAQLTEFIDHKLVRVKRTVDGAENLLVPIEHGLLQQFLQENEEQ, from the exons ATGTCGAACGCGTGTGATTCATCGGATGGCGCTGGAGAAACGGACAGCTGTTCGTCAGAATCCGACTCGATAGCTTGTTCTCCGCCCGTTAAACCTCCGAGAAGAAGCTTGGCTGCAAAGCAGGTAAATGCCGAAGCAAATGAAGCATCCGACAGAAGCAACCGGAGACGTTCAACGAGGCACCGCTCACCGGCCAAACGATATTCGGAAAATTTTGTCCAACCCACTTTGAGAAAGGGCAGCAGGCAGAGGAAGACGGATAGCCAAGATGATGCCGACGAGAGTGAACTCGAAGTAGCGAAGTTAGACTCGGAGGATGAGCAAGCATTAGATGAGCTGGCAGGCAAAGTGAAGGCAACTAGCCTTTTCGAGGATCGCACCGACGTCGAGGGGCAAAAATTGTACGGTTTCAAAACGCCCAAGAAGAAAGGATCCCTAAATGTACTGGCATCTAGTGTACAAAAGACACCTTCCGGTGGAACTCCGAGAAGAAGAACTGTAAACAAGTTACCGATCACTCCAAAGACACCGAAAACTCCATCAACATCGAAAGGCAGAAGCAGAGCGGATCTTGTTAaaacgccacatgtagaaaggAATAAACTGAAgaaag atatttcaaaaataattgaatatgagAATGCCTCGGATTTCTCCGTGAGCGAAAGTGACTATGCTCCTTCTTCGGAAGAGGATAGCAACGAGGACAGCGATGaggttgatgatgatgatgaacagGCAAAGGATTCTTCACCGGACGATGTCAAACCCAAGCGTCCTGTCATCAGGTCTCAATTTGCTGCAATATCTgttgcagcagcagcaaaaactTCAGCTCCTGTCGAGCAGCGAATAAGCTCTCGGACCCGCAGACGCTCCAGCAAAAAGACTGATCTTCAGTATGTGGTCCAGAGTGATGATTACTTCACCACTCACAGTAGCACAAAAATTATTACATCGGATCATACGTTGGATCGGTTGAATACTCCCCGGCTACCGCATGATCAGTTGTTTCGAGTATTGAAGGAATTACGTGGAACAGCTGAACACGAGAGAGCCATAAAAGAATTGCATGAGGAATACGAAAGCTATTTCGCCAAGTGGTTATTCCTTATGAACGAAGGCTTCAATATACTATTGTACGGATTGGGCTCGAAACGAAACCTGATCCAGACGTTTCACAGGAATGTTTTAGCCGATCAACCCGTAGTGGTAATAAACGGGTTTTTCCCAACGTTGTCCTTGAAAGATGTTCTGGACGCTATCACAGCAGATATTCTGGATATGACTGTTAGCAGTGCCAACTTTCACGAAGTTGTCGATATGATCGAGAAAGAGTTCAGCTATCTTCCCGATACGCATTTGTTCCTGATTGTGCATAATCTGGACGGAATCATGTTGCGGAATAGCAAATCGCAGAATGTGCTGGCGCGTTTAGCAGGCATCGCCAATATTCATTTGATTGCATCGATTGATCATATCAATACCCCACTAA TTTGGGACTCATCCAAGCTGAGTTGTTACAACTTTTCCTGGTGGGATGTGACGACAATGCTTCCCTACTCTGACGAAACTTCCTTCGAAAACTCGCTGCTCGTCCAGAACTCGGGCGGTCTGGCGCTATCCTCGATGAAGAACGTGTTCCAATCGCTGACGACAAACTCGCGCGGTATATTCCTCGCCATCGTTAAGCATCAGCTGGCCAACGGTGGCAATCCGCAGTACCAGGGGATGCTGTTCAAGGATCTGTACTGGAACTGTCGGGAGGCGTTTCTGGTGAGCACCGACTTGGCACTGAGGGCTCAGCTGACGGAGTTCATCGACCACAAGCTGGTAAGGGTGAAACGGACGGTGGACGGGGCGGAGAATTTGCTCGTTCCAATCGAGCACGGATTGTTGCAGCAATTTTTGCAAGAGAATGAAGAACAGTAG
- the LOC129763168 gene encoding proton-coupled amino acid transporter-like protein CG1139, with translation MTPNPNNLEAAPLLDENDNKQREKPSPLQVTFNPTKQFYGSTNQWNKILRYDPLQHRKLDHPTTNIDTLLHMLNGNLGTGILAMPDAFKNAGLYVGFFGTMIMGVICTHSMHILVKCSHELCRRYEMPSMSFSEVGQYALESGSSSLHRFSRLIGVLINCFLILMQVGFCCVYFLFVAVNLCDFLEYVEIKVEVFTILLCLLIPLIAMNMIRSLKYLTPTSLVASALAVSGITIAFMFLLQDLPHSTSVAPVSEWSTMPLYFGTAMYAFEGIGVILPLENNMKTPRDFRRWNGVLNTGMTIVVCLYSAVGFYGYLKYGEEAQGSITLNLPNHEFLAQLVRLLMAIAVFASYALQFYVPMTIIGPPVRRWFGSSDAQDWAEYALRIALILFTFTLAAIIPNLGAFISLVGAVSTSMLALVFPPLIEIATYWPNRQYGTWNWILWKDIVITFFGLGGFFIGTSTSVTHIITEWK, from the exons ATGACACCCAATCCGAACAACCTGGAAGCGGCTCCTCTGCTGGATGAAAACGACAACAAACAGAGAGAGAAGCCGTCGCCGTTGCAAGTAACATTCAATCCAACGAAACAATTCTACGGCTCGACGAATCAATGGAACAAAATACTCCGCTACGATCCACTTCAACACCGAAAGTTGGACCATCCGACCACCAACATAGACACACTCCTGCACATGTTGAACGGAAATCTCGGAACCGGCATCCTTGCTATGCCGGACGCCTTCAAGAATGCAGGACTCTACGTGGGGTTCTTCGGCACCATGATTATGGGAGTCATTTGTACCCATAGTATGCATATTTTAGTCAAATGTTCCCATGAACTGTGCCGACGATATGAGATGCCGTCGATGTCTTTCTCGGAAGTAGGCCAGTACGCACTAGAATCCGGATCTAGCTCTCTGCATCGGTTCAGCCGCCTGATTGGCGTACTTATCAACTGCTTCCTCATCCTGATGCAGGTTGGCTTCTGCTGTGTGTATTTCCTCTTCGTGGCGGTCAATTTGTGCGACTTTCTGGAGTATGTCGAAATTAAAGTCGAGGTGTTCACCATTTTACTGTGCCTGTTGATTCCTCTCATTGCGATGAACATGATCAGAAGCCTCAAATATCTGACACCGACATCGCTGGTGGCATCCGCGCTGGCTGTATCGGGAATTACGATTGCCTTCATGTTTTTGCTCCAGGATCTTCCCCACAGCACATCGGTCGCACCAGTGTCCGAATGGAGCACTATGCCGCTTTATTTCGGGACCGCAATGTATGCCTTCGAAGGCATTGGCGTGATCTTGCCATTGGAGAACAATATGAAGACGCCAAGAGATTTTCGCCGGTGGAACGGAGTATTGAATACGGGAATGACGATAGTGGTTTGTTTGTATTCGGCCGTCGGGTTCTATGGGTATCTCAAGTATGGCGAGGAGGCCCAAGGTAGCATCACTTTGAATCTTCCAAATCATGAGTT TTTGGCACAGCTTGTACGTCTACTGATGGCAATCGCCGTCTTCGCATCCTACGCGCTTCAGTTCTATGTTCCAATGACCATCATAGGACCCCCGGTTCGACGCTGGTTCGGCTCCAGTGACGCACAGGATTGGGCTGAATACGCTCTGCGAATCGCCCTTATTCTGTTCACATTCACATTGGCCGCAATCATTCCCAATCTTGGGGCGTTCATTTCGCTGGTCGGCGCCGTTAGTACCTCCATGTTGGCGCTGGTCTTCCCACCTTTGATCGAAATCGCCACCTACTGGCCGAACCGGCAGTACGGCACGTGGAATTGGATTCTCTGGAAGGATATCGTGATCACGTTCTTCGGGCTGGGTGGGTTCTTCATCGGAACCAGCACCAGTGTGACGCACATCATTACCGAGTGGAAGTGA